In the genome of Arachis stenosperma cultivar V10309 chromosome 2, arast.V10309.gnm1.PFL2, whole genome shotgun sequence, the window cAAAAATTACATTGAGAacaaaatacataattataaaaTACTCCATCCAAAACATACCTGCAGCTCCAAAGTGAAGCCTAGATCATCTATTCGTGGCAACAGAAAATTCAAGAAAACGTACCGAAACAAACTAGggcatcttttcaaaaataaattaattaattaattaataatttgtgACATTCCTAATACTCTAAAGTTCCGTTCTTGAAAACCCTATTCGTGGATTTTCGAGcaagaataaaattataaaattataaaacccaaaaataaaattaaaaataatacaaatcaAACAATTGGATAACATAGATAACAGAGACATTGTAACATTAAACAATTTAGATTAAAAGGTTTTAATTACCTCAGAACAGAAAAAGCTTATCGTGCATGTGCCTCTTTTGGTGGTAACTTTTTAATTCAGTGGTACAAAAAGGGGTCTTCGAATCTTAGAAGTTAGAAGTCAAAAGTTAGAAGAAGCATTCGTATATTTTATTGTAACAGAGAATGTGAAAATAGAAAAGAGTAAGAAATCTTACGTAAGTGTTGATAGTGATGATACAAAGATGATGAGGGAATTTGTATGGAGCAGAATGAAGAATTGGTTTTTGACTTTTTCTTTACCGAGTCTCCGATTCTACCGCGGACTTTGTTATTATATTCTTCCTCGTACGCTGACCCTTTCCTAATAATTGAAATTATATATACGACAAAAGAATTTGTGTGATTTTACAAATGTACCCTTCAACTTCAGTGTAActctttctaaattttaattttttaattaaattttaacaaattCATTTCGTTTTAAATAATGTATATAATTGATTCAATATTGTCAAATtagttattttctttcttcctttttcttctaaaaatttGATGGAAGTAAATTGAATTTTGGATCCGCATATAAAGTtactaaataaattaaagaaaaatcaaaattacCAGAATTTTTTAAATGAGTTTTTGCTATGTgaatctcttttttttgtattattatataaattattttagaaCTTTGTAATTTAGTTTAGCACGTTAAACATTATAGAGCGGGACGATTTATAATTTGTTCTAATTTCAAAGAATAAGCATAAATCTTTCCACCTAAGTAGGTATCCACAAATCGTTCCAAagaaaatttacattttttagTCCAAAACACAATAGGCTGAAATGATTTTacgtgaattttttttatttatataatttttttagtcacttttattgatatatatttttataaaacttttttattatttttttatttaattttgtataatttttactgtatatttttaaaataatatatattttgttatttctgtttctttttatttaatttgacaTGTCAAATTAGAGAAtaccattaaaaaaaaaacaaaaagtaataaatataatgcatccaccaaaaaaatatttccaTTTATCTTTTGCTACAAATGTAACAAATGATGTggtattttttatcttttcatttttgtaCGCGTTTAAGTTTATCTTTTTCATGTCATTTTCTCCTTCTCGGACAAATGAATAAATGATACATCAATCACAAGTTACTATTATGGTTTACAAAATTACTTAATACTTGCTATCCAAAATAGATCATGTCATGTCCATCGTTCATTTTGACTTTCAAGACAAAAAGACAATTTTACATTATTTTcatatgatggtgatgatgaacAAAACAACATAGTTGTGATTTTAAGGGGAAAAAAGACAATTTAATATAATTGAAATAATTGGAAGAATATGGTATTCATGAATGTGTTAGTGTGAAATAAATCCTAGCAACAGCTGTATCATCGGTTTAGATTACTATATATAGAGGTTTTTCCTTAACAACTAGAGGGACAGTGAATTTGCAAAATAAAAGCAAGGACCACTTTGAAATTAAGAAAAGCTTTGGGATTTATATGCAAAAGTAATAAAGTATACACCTAGCTACTTCTACTTACCACGTGTTTAGAGATTTTTCTCGTCAAGAGACAACTCATGCAAAGTTTATAGCTTTCTAATTAATACAAAGAGGAAAAGACTGAATGAATGTTTGTATTTGGACATTTCTATTTCTTCACCTACCTACCATCGAACTAAGACCACTTTATGGGGAAAATGCATATGGAAATCAAATTCTTAATATATAGAGTTTGTTTCCAAATCTGTTGAAAATTAGAGGTTATGGAACTTCTCTGATCTCCGGCATGAATTTATTGAAACAATTAACTTATCTATTATCTATATAAATATCtctagataataataataatataaataacttttataggagttgaataataataataataataataataataataataataataataattcctTAATTCTTTACTATATGACATATGTTACGAGACCGCTACAAGTCCAGTCCAACCACTCGCCAGGTTAGGGCAACACCCTCGACCCAGGCCCAAACCAATCTCAAGGGAATCCAACGGGTCGGCTCTCAGACACCCGACCCAAGTGACGTACGGCCACAGTACCGGCATGGCCTAGACTTCGCCCAAACAAGACGGTCGGGTCGGATTTATCGGAGTGGGATCCGAATCTCCGACCCGACGATTAGGGCAACCAATGCTCCCCCACGTGCGTAAGAATAGCGCAAGCATTCTAGACAATGGGCCAGATTATCTTTAGGCCCACCCAACACAGTATATAAGGGGAGAAGTCAGCACTCCCCCCAAGGTACGACACATTTTTACTCAATTCGGCCATCTTCTCATACGGACTCTGACTTGATCGtcggagtgtccttgcaggtgACCACCCCCGTACTCCGCTCCACCTCCAGCGTCGTTAGCCCATGTCAATTCTCGCTCCACGTCAACCCAGGGTCTCTCCCTCTCCCCTACTCATCACCATCCGACCCGTCGAGCACTCGAGAACATCAGGTATCGAACAACGTATATAGTTGAATGAAGATTGTGTGTATATATGTGTGTCTGGGGATAAAAGAAGTTCATAAGCAGACTAAGACAAGTGACTAACCACTACCTTCTAGCAATTCGATGCAAGTAGTATGTTCATTTCTTGGTGTGGAATGGggatttcaaaaataaaataaatagagatACCTCTACTCCTCTAGTCTCTATATGGGCaggatcttttttttttgtgggttGATTTAGTCCATGAGAACAACCCACTGATTCGGCCCAAAATCCAATTTGAAGATCTATTCTATCAATAAcataaaaagaaagataaacaacatcccaaaacaataccaaaaaacACATcccaaaagaagaagaggaagaggaaatatTACAATCCAAGACCATCTTCGGAAAAAAAAAAtcccaaaaaaataataaacgtATGAGATAAATTAAAGTATTGGGTTAGTTATTGGAGAATATCGTGGatgacaaaaaaattaaaatattacaaAACATAACCAACTTAAATTTGATCGAATGATTAgctcactcgtccgcttaagTAAGTGTTGATGGTTCAAATCCTATGTTGTATATAAAGTTACTCATgaataattttctaaaattaatttgacTATTTACTAAAGAAACGAACGGTTCACAAGTTTGACGCATTATACTTTAGATATATTATTCTTGTTTAATGATATCATTAAAGTTatgattataaatttatatacgAGTGTGTTTAAAATGTAAAACAATATATGAATTGCAGAGATTTGGTTGTATTGAaggtttgatttttttttgtgtcaACTAAAGGTTAGAATTTTAAAATGCCTTTTTCTTACTTTGTTTTTGTTCAGGATTCAAAAGGCCAACCCCCCAAAAATTGGTTCAATTTACAATCTGAAATCCTTTTTAGCACGCTAGCTTGCTAGGGCAAGGCATCAATGTTAGTCACGGTGAAACCTAGAAAGGCCATCACTCATAAGGAGTGTATTATGTTTATGGCCAGTACAAAATTGATGGGAGTTTACCTCCAATATTTGAAGCAACACCAATATCTTAAAAGATTCACCTCACAAGTAACACAAACGATAAGACAAGAACAGTAACTCCTTGTCTCTCGCAGACTGCCAAAAGAAAGCTATAACAAATCTAAAACCACCCacattttattttcatatatatatatatatatatatatatatatggactATGATACGTATACACCAAAATAGTCACCAAAGTCAGCCACCACTATAAAATACATGCTgaaatataaatacacgttaaaaataaattaaatcacacatgtatttatacacaaatatattggtggttgattttaatggctgattttagtgtacgaatagtatttttgtatataattatatatcgACGCCGGTTGTAGCATTATATTTTACTAAACGACGAATAAATTGGAACAGTCCTCATGGAGCATCAAAACCTTTCTACACAACCTTTGGCACCTTTAAAATTGTTTCCAAATAACGCAAAACATGAATCACAAGTTGCATTTTCACTTTGGTTCCCACTATTTAGTAACTCTTTACTAACTCTGCATAGAAGCTAAGTTAATTCACATGACAAAACTGCATGCTGAAGCAACAATACAGATATCCCTTTCCACCACACACCAAGGGCTAACCTCTAGTGCTGATTATTGGATAGAGAGATTTTAGCTGTGTGTTCCATTTGTCTATGGCAGTGTACTTTTTCATTCCTTTCGACCTGAACCGTGTATATTCGATTAATACCAATAAAATAGCAAGATTATAAACAGAATAAagttgaaaaaatttgaaataattaaaatatatatatatacagacCTATCAGAACGTTCCAAGAGCCTGTTCACTTGATCAATGTGTCCTTGAATTCTATTATCCAGAATCAGTGACACAAGCAGCTGCTCAACATCATGTTCGGGAACGTTCAGTTCCTGTAAATTAGTGGGTTTTATCACATAAAAGAAATTACAATTAAGTTGGGCAAGCCATAGCTTAACCTCTCATAATTCAAGTTAATAAATATGTATTACTTACATTAAAGGAAGCAATAAAAAAGCAACAGCACAACCCTTCACTTAGCCAGTTAACCAACTATgaggtaataataataataataataatagtaataataataataataataagctgtcgatgtaaatttcggtatttACCCTAAGAGGTAGTCCAAAAATGAAGCTGACACAAGAATTCCAGGAGTAAAATTACCTTAGATATAAATGGTATCCTTATCCTTGTATATGGTTTGATGAGCTTAAGCAAGACTTGTGTTCTGATATTCTTTAGCAGATCCTCAATGTAATTTCTGATAAATGGATCATCCATGATGGTTCTTCTGTTACTCTGGAAATCAAATACCCAGAATCCATTTAGAACCAATAATAGGTGAAGAGAAATGAGACTAACTAAAAGTACCTTCAGTATTTTCTCAAATTCCAATATTTCATTCCGTTGATAGGCTGCTATCAAATTTGTCATTGCCAAAATTTCCGGGTCATTCTTGTATCTGCAATACATAATTTATGAGATTTAAAAAAAGAATGGGAAAACACCCCGGACTTGATCAAAGAACGATAGGAATGAAAAATGGATGGAGCAGACAGGAATAAAATATGCATCACTTACGGCTTAGCCTCCTGTCCATCAAAAGGATTCACTTCAGACTCCATCAACATGTTGGCAAGAACAAGGTACCTGATgcatataataacaataacaatacatattaaaaacaaaGCTAAAATTCTTTACTCAGCAGTCGAGATGAAATGTATCCGAGGGAAAGATTATGAATTTTAAAAGTATCAAATCTTATCCTAAAATTGATGACTCGTGATGAATTTCATTTCATGAACACCGCAATCTATCATTAATCAAATGTTTCAAACTAATAACTAAAAGTAAAATGAATTCCATGCTGCATACTTCAAGCATTGGATCCGCCTATGATTCCCAGCTTCATCATAATTCTTAAAAGCTTCAAAGAAGTCAGTAGCTGCTTCTGCCCACTGGCGCTCTGCCATATGCATTTTACCCCCACATTCATGGATTATCCCCATTATTCTTGGATGGGGAATAGCTGACTTAATAGTAAGTGCTTTCTGGTAAAGTTGCTGCATTTAAGACCAGGAGACACTGTTAAACAAACTTCCCTAAAAACTAATGACTAATcaatgaatataaaataattctGAGGCTGCTCCCAGATTCAAGAGATTCTCTACAGCATCAGGTTAACTACAAGCCAGGTATTGAGATGGTGTATGAAATTGAACAAACTTTTTTATACAGGTACCAAAACCACAGTTCACAACATTCACAACAATTGAAAGATATTTAAgcctatcaaaatttattactaGAAATAGTCCATTAGGTTATGATAGCTCAGTTATCCATGTTCAACCATGATGACACCCCCACTTTGCTTACGCATCAATATTCAGCCACGGGTCACTGCCCatacatcaaatatttttttcccCCACAGATTACAAGAtctaaactactaaaaacaGTTGATTAAAAGAAAACAGGAAATTGTGAAGAATAAcgaaaaataactataaaaattcaaaaaaagcAAGGTACTGAGATGCCAAATTGCCAATGTGTTTAAGCAACTCCATCTTTCATCCAGAGAGATACAGTTAGTTCCCATTGAATAAAAcgtacataaatattaattatttgagaATTCATTCTAAACTAATAAACAGTAAGTGAAGTCTGATGGATAATTGAAAGCAAATTCCAGAATAAGCAATAATAAATTGGTGAGGTAGATACTTAGATGTTAGGTACacaagtaattttttaaaacaaatgcTGACCTTGAGTTTTTTGTTGTTCTTGGTCTCTGTGTACATCTGGATTTCTATTGCATAAACCTCCAACAGTTGGGTTCCTTTCTTATGGTCATCTGTGCCATCTTCTCTTTGGCAAGATTTGTGAAGTTCCTTCAAGATCTGAAAGGATTCAACAAATCCTTAAACTTTTACTATGAAAAACACTAGATACCAATAGAATCATACAAATACATTCAAATTATGTTGGACAGCAAATTAAACCTTTACCTTGCTCATTCGTCCATATTCACCAATATCAAAGAAAATCTTACAAAGCTTCAGATTTGTTTTAAACCACAATCTCTGCCAATTGAATAATACAAAATTAAACATACGATTGCATTAATGGGAAATGCAATGACACGAGTCGCAACCAAGATAAGGTCTAAGGGATTAACCTCATTCTTTGCTTCTTCAAGGGCTTTCAGAGTTGTCTGGTAGAATTTTTGCAGAAGACCAAAGTTCTGGCTAGCTGAACCTGAGACATAGTCCATAATGCTGTTTATGCATTTTTCACTGTAGTTCCGAGTCACTGCAGACTTAATATAAGTCAACATCTCCCTGTAGGCTTCCATCATCTCTTTATATCTCCCAAGTCGATAGTAGAGCTTGACGGTTTGTTTTAGAGCTTTAAATCCCCTGgtaaaatgtaaaataaatatCACATGAAATACATAATAGTTTCTTAGTACAATTAAAAGATAAACACAAATATCACGATGCATGATCCAATTCATCAAAGAATACAAAAAAGAAGGGAAAAATCGGCCAACAAATATATTAGCTGTATTTACTAAATGGCCAACTAGAAACAAAAcattaaagaaaagaaagaaaataaaaaccaCAAGCAGGATCAGATCACTGAATTATTAATGATACAAAATTGCAACAGAAGATACAAATGTATACTGTCATTTAAGTCCAGTGTCtatatgtttattattattatgcagCACTCAGATAATAGGGTTCTTACCATTCAGCCTTTTCTTGTTCCATGCGCACTACCTCAGCAAAACCAGAAAGTGCACCTTCTGGATCAGTTTCAACCAAACCTACATACAAACAGCAGCATCTTAGGAAATTAGTGTGGAGGATGGAAATGGAATCATCAATTTAGAACCACAAATTATGAGAACCTAGATCATGATGTTGTAAATGAAGATTCCTCCCTTTCAAAATATCTGTCCTTAAAGGCATTTGCACAATGACTAAGAACTCAACAGCAAAGCTTTTCTCCTACTAGTTAAGGTTGATTACACGAATCACACTATTATTACATTGTATCATAAACCATATCTACAGGGAAGCCAATTAAATATAAGCCTTTCTTAATGACTTCATCTACAATTTTCTAGGTTTTCTATACCTACACTAATCGAGCTACCTTCCATCTAATTTAGTTTTCTTATCAAGGCTTCCACAAGCCTTCTATTTCCAAGACGTACTGTAATTATATTATCCTTCACTAAAATACTCaaaactttatatatatatataattccaCTAATGATCTCCCTCATTGCATTTAGTGCccaagagaaagaaaaagataatcTTTACACTAACTTACCATGCTACCAAAGTCTGAAACGCAAACCAAACAATCAATAAAAATCTACatgattttatttctttaatgaTTTCACCTATAGTTCCtctcaatatttttaaattttttaatggtTTTACCTATAGGTATTTGTACATTCATCCAATCTACCCATCTTACTGAGGTTTATAGAATAAGAAACTGAGAAAAAATATTCATGATTAACTTCTATCAACTTGtacaaaaaaagataattaagattaagaaattaaaaaaaagttttctgGCGTGAAAGATAGTTTGAACCAGAAGGAGTATAAGTTAATGAACATATACCTATCTTCCAAAAGGATGAAAGAtagcataattgaattcaaaacAACAAGCTAATGAATCAAACTTCTAGTTCCAACAATGATGCAATTGATGAATGATcataagaaagtgcataaacaCTTTTGAACACCAAGTTAAATTTGAGCAAACTAGTATgtaaccgaaaaataaaaataacctATCCAAACTCATTACATTGAAAAGAAGTGAACGTAAGCATAGGTGCGATAAATACCTTTCGAATTGTAATATTGATTCTCAATATCAACATCTTGCTCCTCTTGCTCCTCATCAGAGTACTCAAATCCATAGTCCTCCATATCAGCATCTACATTATAAAAACATAATGCGCGTGTAACTAAATCAGAAAAAGTTAATCaactattataattatatatatttcaacGTTAAAAGCATAGGACATTCAATGTTGTAAAATATGAATACTTCAAAGAAGCATAAGTGGCAAAATTTATAGTGCAAATAACACGAAATTAAGTATTTAACAACCCTGTTGAATTGTCATTCCTTCTACAGTTGGAATTTCAAACCATGAGATTTGTGAGTAAACCATGCCACAAAGATTCAAAAAggaattttctttcttttaagtCAGCTAGCTTGGGACTAACTTAACAGGATTAAAAGCATTCACTGGATGCAGATGAAGTTCCAAATAAACAATTATATCATATAAGCAACAGTATTATTACAGTACAAAAACAATGATTGTGAAAATCCACATTTGATAGGCATTACTCAGCCTCACGATTTTTTCATGAATTTTGACATTTGCAGAAACTGGTAAAAAAAATAGCATCGTCATAGACACGCTGAAAAAACGCACACATTCAACAATTACAAGAAAGTGCTTCATTGCTTAGTTCAGATAGGGTTTTCAAtgcactaaaataaaaaataaaaatccaagattattaaaattgaaaaaacagATTAGAAAAATAAGTAGGAGGAGGTGATTACCGGAAGCCATGTTGTAGGGTATGGATCCGAGATAGGGTTTTGATGGTTGGAATCAGTGAGTCAGTGGAACTCCGAGAAAAATCAAGAACTGCAAACAATTACATGCAAGGCAGTGAGGCACTTATTACATTGTGTTTAATGAAGATGGATTAGTGAACCTAAATGGCAAGCAAAACAGAAGCAAATTAAGGCTGTAAATTAATGCATTACTTTCACAAAGTAACAAGGTTTAATCATACACAAGCAAATTAACTCTCTATTTGGACAGAACTGATCAAAAAGATTAATGAGCTCCAGCTGAATTTAATCAAGCTTGTTCACACACTGGATTTTCACCTTATAAAGAAGTTAAACCAGCAGTaatctaataaaatagaaatttaaaaattgaactAATCCATATTCTTAACAGATAAACTCATCAATATTCAACAATCAATTAATCAGAAAACAAGATATCAAGAAGCACACACAACTAGAAGAGACCTGACCGGTGGAGAGATCTGATTGGCGGCGAGAGAGAGTACAGAGGAAATTATCGAGACTGGGTGAGCAAAGAGCACAACCGTGACGGAGAGAGGCACATAACAGCAGAGGAGAGTAGATCGGCGACGAGGTCACAGGTTGCAGCCTCGGTGGAGAGACATTACATAGCAATGGCAACGGTGGAGAGAGAAGACGTAGCAGCAGCCGCAGTGAAGAGATAGGAGTGATGCTGGACAAAGAAATGGGCAGCCGTTGTGGTGTTTGACAGAGTGAGAGACTGACCGGGGTCTGCGGGAGAAGACTAGGGATTTTGGAGTAGGGAGTGAACACAGAGTGGGGTGCTGTACATACGGGTAGGGGTATTCTGGGGTTTGTATCACTAATTTACTGATTTTGgatgtttaatatttttgttagaatttaattttgatgcattgTCAGTATAAAGTAATTTTACACGTGCATCCAATCACGTAACACCACTTCATCAAAGTAAATACAAGTTTCATTGACCGCGTGAATGTTCATCCAAAAGACAGATACGATTGCACGACTGTGTAAAACTTTTTAAACTATCAGTGTATGAAATTAAACtctttttgttaataatttagtgatattaatttaaaaataaaaaattgacaaaatttAAGAGATTAAATTGAAATAATTTAATGTATAGATCGTAAGTTCAGTCACTATAAATCTTTTTCCTGACCCTTTGTAAAATGAATATTTTAACCAAATCACTTTTCTTTATCAAGAACATtgtttttccactaacgttttATATATTAACGTATATGAATTATtaacttaaaaatataaataaaaatggttCACTTTTTGTAATTATTAGAGAATATATACAATTCATTAATATTTTCTGTATCTAAAccatttaattttgttattaataaaattataattcatcctatttttattttacgcTTGGAAATGGTAAAGGCTGTGTGTTTTTGAATAGTGGTATTTCCATAAGTGTTTAGGGTACAGAAAttacattttaaataaaaatatttaattatttgggAGAATTAAGaattataattaactaaattttaaatttattaagtTGATAATGTTAGAGTAATTGTATAAGATCAAAAGTTTTTGAGCCCattgataataaaatttaggaCGATAGTTGCAGTTATTGTAGTACACTAGTACTTATAATTGATATAAAAACATCATACCTTGAGAAAAGATGTAACAAGATGaatgttaaattttatttatttattttattttgtttttgaagGTGTTTGGTACGATGATATTAATCTTTATGTGATTATTAAGATTTATATGGTGtgaagtcttttttttttttggttgatATTTAAGTATAcattattttaagattttgaatcaaaataaattaaaattttaaaaacaaaacaaaattttcaatGACAAATATAACAACGATTAACAGACCTTAAATCATAGATAAAAACTATGAACaaatatacaaataaataaCAGAGTGTGAATCCTCCATCTATGAGAAGGTATTTGGTAAATCATGAATATGAACTACGATTTTGGCTTGGATCGGTTTCAAATAAACTGTGGACTACAACCACGATTTTCACACTTGAATACCATCTTATATAAGTGATGATAGTGGTTTTACTTTAGTAAAATAGAAAATGCTTTCACCAtggaaaagagaaaagagaaaattttGGTAGAAATTTAGgaatttggtaaaaaaaaatgtCTATTGAAGGCAGTTTGTATTATCTAAATGATATTACTCTTATGGCTGAATCTATTAAGCAACATGTTAGCTGTAAATTTTTCATTAATGTAttgtcatttatttatttaattgttattcATTAAAATACTTAGGAGCATATCATGAAATAGTTAGATTTATTAAACTTATCATGCAACAAT includes:
- the LOC130961729 gene encoding COP9 signalosome complex subunit 2-like, yielding MASDADMEDYGFEYSDEEQEEQDVDIENQYYNSKGLVETDPEGALSGFAEVVRMEQEKAEWGFKALKQTVKLYYRLGRYKEMMEAYREMLTYIKSAVTRNYSEKCINSIMDYVSGSASQNFGLLQKFYQTTLKALEEAKNERLWFKTNLKLCKIFFDIGEYGRMSKILKELHKSCQREDGTDDHKKGTQLLEVYAIEIQMYTETKNNKKLKQLYQKALTIKSAIPHPRIMGIIHECGGKMHMAERQWAEAATDFFEAFKNYDEAGNHRRIQCLKYLVLANMLMESEVNPFDGQEAKPYKNDPEILAMTNLIAAYQRNEILEFEKILKSNRRTIMDDPFIRNYIEDLLKNIRTQVLLKLIKPYTRIRIPFISKELNVPEHDVEQLLVSLILDNRIQGHIDQVNRLLERSDRSKGMKKYTAIDKWNTQLKSLYPIISTRG